DNA from Mycobacterium sp. SMC-8:
CTGTCGGCACTGCCGCTCGGCGGTCACCGAGATCAGCGACATGCCGAAGATGCTGGCCGGGCTGGAGATTGACGACGTCACCGCGATCGAGCGCGCCGCGGTGCGGCACCGCCGCACCCGGTGGCTCACCACGGCCGCCGTCGGGGTGGCCGCGGCGGCGCTGGCCGTCGCGCTGGTGCTCGCGATCCGGCCGCAGGCCGATCAGACCGTCGCGCAGATGCAGGAGATGACCAAGGTCGCCGAGACGCCGATCAACGCGAGCATCGCGCTCGAAGGCTACGGATGGGGCACCCGCATCGACATGGCCTGTTCGTACGGGGACTGGGGACGCCGGGACGCGCCCCCACAGAACCTCGGCATGGTGGTGATCGGCCACGACGGGAGCCGCAGCGAGATCGCCACCTGGCTGGGCGTCTCGGGTGCCACCGCGCTGCCCAGCGCCACCACCCCGATGGCCGTCACGCAGATCGCGGCCGTGCAATTGGT
Protein-coding regions in this window:
- a CDS encoding anti-sigma factor; this translates as MQDRYLTWDAAYVLGALDGDERREYEHHLAGCRHCRSAVTEISDMPKMLAGLEIDDVTAIERAAVRHRRTRWLTTAAVGVAAAALAVALVLAIRPQADQTVAQMQEMTKVAETPINASIALEGYGWGTRIDMACSYGDWGRRDAPPQNLGMVVIGHDGSRSEIATWLGVSGATALPSATTPMAVTQIAAVQLVSAADGTVLLERRL